A genomic stretch from Pseudomonas sp. MUP55 includes:
- a CDS encoding LysR family transcriptional regulator: MERYRDMQLFVALVGQPSLAAAARIAQVSGPTLVRAIARLEARLRVMLLQRSTRGVSLTDAGHAYLADCVRLLAAVDAAEASANGSHVQAQGNLRVFMPLLFSRHLMAPLLAGYMDRYPAVRLVAHYHDYYPNLHEEGLDVAVLVGELPSSSLIARQVGQVRSILCASPAYLAAKGEPLQPADLKQHHLIAGAEPVHWQFPHDVLKARARLSCTTVQGAINAAVQGAGVVRCLSYAVHDHLMSGHLRRILPDFDLPPLPVYIVHREGRHASMRVRSFVDYCVVALREHPAFQLA, translated from the coding sequence ATGGAACGTTATCGCGACATGCAACTGTTCGTGGCGCTGGTCGGGCAACCGAGCCTGGCGGCGGCGGCGCGCATTGCGCAGGTCTCCGGCCCGACCCTGGTGCGCGCGATTGCGCGTCTGGAGGCACGTCTGCGGGTGATGTTGTTGCAGCGCAGTACCCGTGGGGTCAGCCTGACGGATGCAGGCCACGCCTATCTGGCCGATTGCGTGCGGTTGCTGGCGGCGGTGGACGCCGCTGAAGCCTCGGCCAACGGCTCGCATGTGCAGGCCCAGGGTAATCTGCGGGTATTTATGCCCTTGCTGTTCAGCCGCCATTTGATGGCGCCGCTGCTGGCCGGCTATATGGACCGCTACCCGGCGGTGCGTCTCGTCGCCCATTACCACGACTATTACCCGAACCTGCACGAAGAGGGGCTGGATGTCGCCGTGCTGGTGGGTGAACTGCCCAGTTCGTCGCTCATTGCACGGCAAGTCGGGCAGGTGCGCAGCATCCTTTGCGCCAGCCCTGCTTACCTGGCGGCCAAGGGCGAGCCGCTGCAGCCGGCTGATCTCAAGCAGCACCATCTGATCGCCGGCGCCGAGCCCGTTCACTGGCAGTTCCCGCACGATGTACTCAAGGCCCGCGCACGCCTGAGTTGCACCACGGTGCAAGGCGCAATCAATGCCGCTGTGCAGGGCGCGGGGGTGGTTCGTTGCCTGAGCTATGCCGTTCACGATCACCTGATGAGTGGTCACCTGCGGCGTATCTTGCCGGACTTCGACCTGCCGCCGCTGCCGGTCTATATCGTCCATCGCGAAGGCCGCCATGCGTCGATGCGCGTGCGCAGTTTTGTCGACTACTGCGTCGTGGCGTTGCGTGAGCACCCGGCATTTCAGTTGGCGTAA
- a CDS encoding LysR family transcriptional regulator, with product MDRFHEMQVFLAVADEEGFAAAARRLNTSPPSVTRAIAAMEQRIGTQLLSRTTRSLHLTEAGQRYLQDCRRILAELDEAEEAAAGSYSIPCGQLNVTAPVLFGELFVAPALADYLDRFPLVNIHALLVDRVVNMTDEGVDVAVRIGHLHEPGQQAIKVGEVRRVVCASPDYLDRQGRPQRPEQLREAKVVTSSSSQLVSEWAFVDGGQPLAVPIEPRLVVTANNAAINLTRLGWGMTRVLSYQVAAAVAAGELEVVLQDFEPAALPIQVVFQNNGRVPAKVHSFVDFLTQRLGQDSALNPAMKQRD from the coding sequence ATGGACCGTTTTCATGAAATGCAGGTATTCCTCGCGGTGGCCGACGAGGAGGGCTTTGCTGCCGCCGCGCGCCGCCTGAATACCTCGCCGCCCAGCGTGACCCGGGCGATCGCTGCGATGGAACAACGCATCGGCACCCAGCTGCTGTCGCGCACCACCCGCAGCCTGCACCTGACCGAAGCCGGGCAGCGTTACCTGCAAGACTGTCGGCGCATTCTCGCCGAGCTCGATGAGGCCGAGGAAGCGGCGGCGGGCAGTTATTCGATCCCGTGTGGGCAGCTGAACGTCACCGCCCCAGTGCTGTTCGGCGAGCTGTTCGTGGCGCCGGCACTCGCGGATTATCTGGACCGGTTCCCACTGGTGAACATCCATGCCTTGCTGGTCGATCGGGTGGTCAATATGACCGACGAAGGCGTCGATGTGGCCGTGCGCATCGGCCATCTGCATGAGCCAGGGCAGCAGGCGATCAAGGTCGGTGAAGTGCGCCGGGTGGTCTGCGCATCGCCCGACTACCTGGACCGACAGGGGCGACCCCAGCGGCCTGAACAATTGCGTGAAGCCAAGGTCGTTACCTCCTCCTCCAGCCAATTGGTGAGTGAATGGGCGTTTGTCGACGGCGGCCAGCCGCTGGCAGTGCCTATCGAGCCGCGCCTGGTGGTCACCGCGAACAATGCCGCGATCAACCTGACACGCCTGGGTTGGGGAATGACACGGGTGCTGTCCTACCAGGTTGCGGCAGCGGTGGCGGCGGGGGAGTTGGAAGTTGTGCTGCAGGATTTCGAGCCGGCTGCGCTGCCGATCCAGGTGGTGTTCCAGAACAACGGTCGAGTGCCGGCCAAGGTCCATAGCTTTGTCGATTTTCTTACCCAGCGCCTCGGGCAGGATAGCGCCTTGAACCCGGCGATGAAGCAGCGCGACTGA